acattttcaaaattattttttaaataatttaaatattagaatatatttttattagaagaAGCTTTAGCTGTACTTATTTTTGGAAATTTCAAGTCTTATCTCAGCACACATACATGTCAGCAGTAACAAATGGGTTTTGGCACATTTTGTGGTGAAAGCTCGCATTACGGGGTAGGTGGATGTGCGCATGTGCGGATATCCCTCGGGATAGCATCGATTGTCTCCGCCCGCGCCAGCTCCGGTATATAGGTCAGGGTTACTTCAATcaatttaaatacacaaaaaaatcattgttACAAAATCAAGTGCCTGCTCAGAGAGTTGTCCAATCACTTAATCGAATGAGCTCTCGTTTGCTCTGCAAACAATTGTTATAGTTACATTTCATTACGGTATTACATTATAgactttttttacttaagtatattgttttttcAAGAAATTGTCTTCAAGGAAACAGGTTAAGCAGTAAAAGGCAGTTTTGTTTCATtcgtttatatttaataaacaaagtgcAATTCAGAGTATTAACCCTAACAATTGAACAAATTATGGGGACCGCAGTGCGTCCCCTTGCTGACGGTGGTGCCGCGAGGCGCGCGTAGACGCAGGTCACTCGCGGCCCCCACCGACCGGCTCCTCACACAACCGCCATCATCGGTTGATGACACCAGATATACAACAGTAAACCGATCACAGAAAACATTGACAACATAACCATAGTCGTTCAGCAACTTCCTAAAAGGAACGCCTACAATTACATCTTAGCAATAACCTCGGAGAAAGAAAACATGATAGAGGCAGTGCGTGGGTACATTCAGTTTACGTACCCGCCGCACCTGCTCCTAATAACGATTGACGTTTTCTTTCTAGGAGGTGTTCAATGCTTTCTGGAAAACAATAGTTGAAAGTAATACCTATCCTTgtatatgagttatgtcaggatTGGGTCACAATGTATTTGTGGATCAGAAGTGAATATGGTCGAACTCAATGAGCGAGTTATCGCCGGAGTGAGTCAGATGAGCGTGAGTGCTGGTCGAGACAGTGTAACAGCGGTACTAGTCGACTGCTGTACTATATACTATATGCTGTATAGGCACCTCAGTTCAATGTTCCCTATCGACGAACGTCAACTTATTTTACACCGTTTTTAAACAAATCAtacaaaattatgaaatacagaTGAAATGATCATGCATGAATACAATATTTTGCAACCCGATgaatgattttactctcaataATTAAGATTCTTGAAAAGGAGAAACTTTGCTCACAAGCTAACATTATTGCAGCATGATTACTGTAACTTTATTGAAAGAAGTATAAACGTGATatcatgtaatttaatttagttatttGTATAAGTCATTCCGAAAGACCCAggtatgaatttaataaaataatattttgtttactacAACTTTTAACGAACGTTTTATTAAGCTATAGCCTTGGATATTTTACCATTTATAACAATATCGACCCGTTCACAACGAGGCATATCACAACCTGTACCAATTGAATCAACATTGTTTGTAAAGTTCTATACTAGCTACTGACACAAATACATCTGAAAATAAAGTTAGGGATCATAACCACGATTCACGGAATCGAACAAGAAGGAAACAAAGGGCCATTGCTTATTTACTGCCCAAATCCTAAACTGTACAATAGATTTCAAGAATCGAGAAAGTTCTAACAAAGTTAAATTTTTAATGCGAACCAGGTCGTTCAACGGTATGAAGGAAGACGTTTTTGTGCTAAAATTTTCAGAACTGGCCACCGAGGTGGACCATTCGAGACGGCGACTACTCTAGCGTAGAGCTGTCGAGCTGCCAGCGGGCCGCCGGGCCGCAACCGCGGGCAGCGCGCGGCCCGGCACAGCCACTACTGCCACGTACCTACTACGTTGTCTGGCGGCTCCCTCCGCACGGAACCACTCGTCCCTCTCGAACACCTTTCTTGACTCTATAAGAGACTAGTTGGTAGTATTACATTTCCCAAGGTTAACGACCCTTGGTCATTTATTGGTTCTTGGGAGAAAAGAGCACGAGTCGCTGACAGGAGGTCACAAAGTTTCATAGGACATTAGTCGGATAGGCAGTATTCGTTTGAGCGCATAGGAATGGCAGTCAGCGGTAACTTATGTCTACaggggggcgcgggcggcgagGCGGGCGGCGGCAACTCCgacgccgcggcgtcgacgccCGCGCCGCTTCGCACATCACAACTTAACAAGTACTCGCGTTATCACAGAACGTTACGCATGCGCAGCCGCAGGCGGGCGGGTCGCTACGACACCATGATGTGTGGCGCGGACAGCAGCACGGCTAGCGTGGCAATGATTGTGAACAGGGTAAAGATAATAAGGCACAGTCTGTCCACGACCATGGCGGCGAACTTCCAGTCGCGCGAAATGTCCGCGTCTTCGTCGTCTTTGCGCATCTGAAAAATTTGTACAGTTAAagtgctttattttatttctcgTGGCTTAGGGTACATTATCTgcagatatttttttactttctggCTTATGGCTCTCACCACATGAATCAATTTTGTATCACTTTTTAACGATAGACAGGAGGGGGCGAATAcaacccctgcataggtcatgttTGGACGGATGAAACTCGTGAAGATTTTCAACTGTTACTAACTACTGTTGTACTGTTATACTAACTACTGTTTTTTAAACTAACACCAAGATATGTAAGAGGAAACACATTAAATATTGACCTGATCTGTGATGACTCGAAGCTCTTTGAGTATGAGCGACAGCTCATAGTCGACACCGAAGCAACTGTGCGCCGCCAGCCCCGCGCCATTCTCCTCAGCCCCTCTGTAACAACCAATATGCTCTGTAGCCTTCCATTTGCGAGTACTCCCTAACTACAAGTGGAGCCGAGGAACGAAGGGAGCTACTGGATTTATGCTCGTTAGATGAGAAAGATTTAAGATCCATAGTCGAAGAGTCGAGTGAAGAGTGAAATTAATGTGATTTATAAATCTCTATGTGATTCATCAAATCTCTATGACATGTGATGTCGATGCCAAAGCTGTTTTGGTCGGGTGTAAACTGCGGATCGTTCGAGGCAGGGTGTAGTATCGTAACCGTGCTATTTACGGCGAGTAGTGTTCGTGTAGATCGTCGAGGGACCTGTAGTATCGGCAGCAAGGCGGCTGCTGCGCGTGCGTGTGGCGGAAGTCGTCGTCGATATCGAGCACGTTCGCGAGGAGCGACTTGGACGAGCGCTCGCGCAACTCCAggtccggcggcggcggcgcgcgagCGGGCGGGGGCGTCGCCGCCGAACCCGGGCGCGACATGCGCAGGATCCACGGTAACCAGTACAGAAACACGCAGCGGATCTGTACAACaaataaacacattatttacTCTCAAAGTAGGTAACACATTTTAAGAGACTATTTGTCACAGTAATAACTTACCCAGTCGCTCATTTCGTGCGTGTCTGCGTGCCGATGGTGGTAGTTGAGGATGAGTATGGTGGAGACGACGGAGGAGGCTACCATGAACATGATGCAGTTGAAGTAGGTACCCAGTAGAGGCACTGCATCGGAGGTCGCCGGCATCGTCTCCGCCACCATGTTCAAGAACACCGTTAACGACAGCAGGATCGTCACACCTGAACGAAGTGACAAGTCTCGTATGGTTAACAACATTGATGCTGGCCATTTCTGGCGGATAAaggaaaatattcattttaggCCCAAAGATCAAAGTGCCTGCCAGAAATAAAACTTCTTTTTATTATGGCACTAAATCTACGGCCCTAAAATGATGCCGTCCTTTACTTACGCTAATTGTCAGAAAGAGAGAGCTAGTCCTAGAACTCTGAACTATTTTAAATACTATATAAACCCCCCTCCCAACCCCAACCAACCCGAGCCCTCAAGAATCCCCCCCCCTGGACCTCAAGTCCTGTTTTTTGGTAACCAATATAAGTACGAAACATACCTAAAGACAGCTTTTCTCCCGAGTCGGGCGGCAGGGTGAACCCTAACAGCGCCATGGAGGCTATCAGCACGCAGGGCACGATCAGATTGAAGAAGTAGTAGAGTGTCTTCCGTCGTATCACCACCGCGAAAGTGATGTCTATGTACGGCTCCGGACAGCAGTTGTAGTAGATTTCATTCCGCTTGCCT
The Pectinophora gossypiella chromosome 2, ilPecGoss1.1, whole genome shotgun sequence genome window above contains:
- the LOC126375460 gene encoding neuronal acetylcholine receptor subunit alpha-7-like; protein product: MGGGRARRALAAAPAALLLLLGLLWPRGACGGYHEKRLLHHLLDHYNVLERPVVNESDPLQLSFGLTLMQIIDVDEKNQLLITNIWLKLEWNDMNLRWNTSDFGGVKDLRVPPHRLWKPDVLMYNSADEGFDSTYPTNVVVRNNGSCLYVPPGIFKSTCKIDITWFPFDDQRCEMKFGSWTYDGYQLDLQLQDESGGDISSFVTNGEWELIGVPGKRNEIYYNCCPEPYIDITFAVVIRRKTLYYFFNLIVPCVLIASMALLGFTLPPDSGEKLSLGVTILLSLTVFLNMVAETMPATSDAVPLLGTYFNCIMFMVASSVVSTILILNYHHRHADTHEMSDWIRCVFLYWLPWILRMSRPGSAATPPPARAPPPPDLELRERSSKSLLANVLDIDDDFRHTHAQQPPCCRYYRSLDDLHEHYSPGAEENGAGLAAHSCFGVDYELSLILKELRVITDQMRKDDEDADISRDWKFAAMVVDRLCLIIFTLFTIIATLAVLLSAPHIMVS